DNA sequence from the Sulfurimonas sp. HSL3-7 genome:
ATGCTCGATGCCGTTGCCGATTCCGGTTTGAGCGAAGAGCAGATTTCCCATCCTCGAACCGGTATCTCTTTTGGTTCGACAATGGGTTCGGACGAGGCGCTTTTTGAGTCTATCGGTGAAATCAGCAAAAACATGACCTTTGTCGGCCAGAATTCGATGAGTTTTCTGCAGTTCATGAGCCATACGGTCGCAGCCAACATCGCCGCGATGTTCAAGATACGCGGGCGTAACATTCCCGCCTGTTCGGCCTGTACCTCCTCGTCGATGGCGATCGGTATCGGGTACGAGAGCATCAAGTACGGCATGAGCGACATCATGTTCGTCGGCGGTTCTGAGGAAGCCCACCCCTACAATGCGGGGATCTTTGAGATCATGGCGGCGACTTCGACAAAGTACAACGACACCCCGGACCAGACCCCGCGCCCCTTCGACAGCGGCCGTGACGGTCTGGTAACAGCCGAGGGGGCCGGGACACTCGTCCTTGAGGAGTATGAGGCGGCCAAAGCCCGCGGTGCGAAGATCTACGGTGAGATCATCGGGTATGCGACTTCATGCGACGGCGAGCATATCACCACCCCGTCGAGCGCAGGTATGGAGCAGGTGATGCGGCTGGCGCTTGATGATGCGGGCATCACCCCGGACCAGGTGGGCTATATCAATGCCCATGCGACATCGACGCCGAAAGGCGACATTGCCGAGTCGCATGCGACCTATGCGGTCTTCGGCGACAAGACGCCGATCAGCAGCACCAAAGGGTACATGGGGCACATCCTCGGCGGCTGCGGGGTCGTCGAGTCGATTATAGGGCTCATCAGCCTTAAAACAGGGCTGCTTCCGGCAAACAAGAATCTGGTGAAGGTGGACGAGACCTGTGCACCGCTGGATTACATTTTCGATCACCGTTACGGTGATCATAATATCGTTATGAATAACAATTTTGCATTCGGTGGGATCAATACCTCACTAATCTTTAAAAAAATAGAGGAATAATTAGATGACAGAAGAGTTTGTTAGAGAGACGCTAAAGAAGGTTTTGATTGAAGAATTTGAGGTCGAAGAAGATGAGATCGTCGCAGGCGCAAACTTTTTTGAAGATCTGGATATGGACAGTCTCGATGCGATCGATCTCATCGTGATGATGGATAAAAAACTCAATATCGATCTTAAAGCGGAAGATGCGCAAAAGATCCGTACGATCGACGAATTCGTCGCACTGATCATGACGCGGGGCTGATGCACCGATGCTGCTGACGCTGCTCTATGTCCTTTTCATAGTAGTGGGTCTGCGTTTTTTCGAACCCCATGTCGTGGGGATGGCACTCTTCGCTCTTGCCGCACCTTGGACGCTCTACGAGCTGATAAAAAACCGCTTTAAACATGTTCTGGTGCCCCTGGCGGCAACAGCCGCCGGTTTTCTGGTCTGGTTTCTGGACTCCGTACTTGTTTTCAAAATAGTGCCGGTTCTGATCACCTCGCTTTTCTTTGCCAAGTTCGCAGAGGCGGTGATCTTTAAAAGACCCTTTTTGGCTACAATGGTGCAGAAGACACCCAAAATGGTCTGGAGTGAAGAGAAACTGGCATTTATAGAGCGCTCGCACAGTTACTGGCTTGCGGTTACGGGGATCAACCTGCTGCTGCAGATCGCTGTCCTGTTTGCGTCGATGAAGATCTGGGCGCTCTACACAACGGTCGGCTGGTATCTTCTTTTCGGCGGGGCTTTGGCTCTTCAGATACTTTACGGAAAGGTTCGCGGTGTCAAGTAAACTTCTGAGCGCCTATATCTACGGGCTTTTTATCTTCTGGATGCTTGTAGCGCTTCTCTTCGCCGTAAGCTTCACGCTGCCGGTCTGGCTTTTTGGCGGTGATCCGCGCTGGGCCTTTCAGGTCGTGGTCCGTTTTTTCTGGCGCCTCTTTCTGAAGACATCCCCGGTTATCGGGAAGGTTACGATCCACAACAGCCACAACCTCAATACCATCCAGCCGGCGGTCTATGTCGCTTCGCACCAATCCTCCATCGATTTTGTGCTTCTCGGCAGCATAATTGAGAACTTTGTGACCATCTCCAACCACCCCATCAGCGACCTGCCGATCTTTCTTAAGATACCGCGCCTAGTGGGCGTCTACTATATGGAGAAGCACAATCCGAACGCGGCGATCACGGTCTTTAACAAGCTCTCCAATGCTTTGCAACGCAATATCAATGTCTTTATTTTTCCCGAAGGGACACGCAACTACAGCGGCGAGCTGCTCCCTTTTCAAAAAGGGGCCTTTCGTCTCGCCGTGGACAATCAGCTTCCGCTCATTCCCGTTATCATCGACGGTACGGGAAAGATCGTCACGAAAGGCTCTAATGTGGCAAAGACATTGACACGGACCGATATAGATGTGACCTTTCTCGATCCGCTCTATCCCGAAAAAGAGGAGAGCGTACGCTCTCTAATGCGCCGTGTCAAAGAGGCGATGCAGACCGAAGTAACAGAGAACTTTTCATGAAGATAGCTGTTTTTCTTGTTTTATCAGCACTGATGCTTATCGCAGGGGGATACGACTTTGTAGAAGAGCGCTACGTTTACAGCATCGACAAGACCATGACGATGAAAGGCCATATTGATTTTGATGACAAGGGGATGCAGATCGACTACAGCGAGCCCGAAGTACGCCATATCGTCTATGACGGTCTCTATCTGGATGTGACGGACAGCAAAGGTGTGCGTATTGAGCATCTCGACCTAAACGAACAGCCGATGATGAAGGTCTATATGGACTTTATCCATAAGCTCTACCGCAGCGATTACAAAGCCCTGCGCGAAAACTTCACGATCACGAGCAGTGCGACAGTGGTGAAGCTCGCACCGATTCCTCCGGTTGACAAGGTCGTCAAATCGGTCGAGGTGCACCGCGACAGAGCGATGCAACTGCAAAAAATCATGACCAAGATGAGTAACGGCGATGAGATTACGCTCCATATTGCCCAATAGACTCCATCTTTTCATCTACCTGGCGGTCATGCTGTCAGCCGGGCTGCTCTTTTCTCCGTCGCACTTCAGCACGGACATGCTCTCCATCTTTCCGCAAAACAGCTACACTGCGAAGCTTGAAGATGCCTCGAAACTCCAGTCGCTCAACCGGCTGATCATTATCTCAAAAGGAAGCGACGGGGCATCGAAAGAACGCATCGAAAAGATAGCGGACAAGTTGCAAAATCTGGATGCGGTTGATGAACTCTCTGTCAAAGTAGACAGCATCCATTCCCCTGCGGCAAAATATCTGCGTGAACATTACGCAGAACGTCTGGATATAAACAGTTCAAGAGTCGATGCGCATTATATTCAAAAGAGACTCCTCTCCCTTTACGAAGAGATGCAGCGCTCTTTTCTTTTCAGCGGGCTCAACACGACCGATCCGCTGGCGCTCTTCAGCGACCCGATGCAGCGGGGAGGTATACAGACCAAAAACGGCATTGCGCTTTTCGAAGGTGAGAACTATATGCTCTCAGCGATGTTGCGCATCAGCGTTGCCGACGTCGAGGGGGCGCAAAAGCTCTATGATGATGTGCATGCTGTTGTGGACAGTTACGGCAGTGACGTGACCGCCTTTGCACCCCACTTCTTTACGGCGGAGAATTCGGCGAGGATCAAGAGCGAGGTCAACCTCATTATTACCGCGACGATGGTCCTTCTGCTGCTCTTCTACGCCTTTTCGCTGCGCGATTTCAAGGTCCTGCTGCTGACCTCGCTGGCACTGGGATCATCGCTGTTCGTCGGACTTGCCGCCGTCACCTTTTTCTTTAAGGAG
Encoded proteins:
- a CDS encoding beta-ketoacyl synthase N-terminal-like domain-containing protein encodes the protein MRRVVITGVGVLSPLGNDMEALQEGLESSRSGVVHVESWSEYRDFKTRVCGLVDWNNYKEIPRKSRRSMGRVAIMAAKTMLDAVADSGLSEEQISHPRTGISFGSTMGSDEALFESIGEISKNMTFVGQNSMSFLQFMSHTVAANIAAMFKIRGRNIPACSACTSSSMAIGIGYESIKYGMSDIMFVGGSEEAHPYNAGIFEIMAATSTKYNDTPDQTPRPFDSGRDGLVTAEGAGTLVLEEYEAAKARGAKIYGEIIGYATSCDGEHITTPSSAGMEQVMRLALDDAGITPDQVGYINAHATSTPKGDIAESHATYAVFGDKTPISSTKGYMGHILGGCGVVESIIGLISLKTGLLPANKNLVKVDETCAPLDYIFDHRYGDHNIVMNNNFAFGGINTSLIFKKIEE
- a CDS encoding phosphopantetheine-binding protein encodes the protein MTEEFVRETLKKVLIEEFEVEEDEIVAGANFFEDLDMDSLDAIDLIVMMDKKLNIDLKAEDAQKIRTIDEFVALIMTRG
- a CDS encoding lysophospholipid acyltransferase family protein; this encodes MSSKLLSAYIYGLFIFWMLVALLFAVSFTLPVWLFGGDPRWAFQVVVRFFWRLFLKTSPVIGKVTIHNSHNLNTIQPAVYVASHQSSIDFVLLGSIIENFVTISNHPISDLPIFLKIPRLVGVYYMEKHNPNAAITVFNKLSNALQRNINVFIFPEGTRNYSGELLPFQKGAFRLAVDNQLPLIPVIIDGTGKIVTKGSNVAKTLTRTDIDVTFLDPLYPEKEESVRSLMRRVKEAMQTEVTENFS